From Nitratidesulfovibrio vulgaris str. Hildenborough, a single genomic window includes:
- a CDS encoding sigma-54-dependent transcriptional regulator: MTPHADLDVLIVDDDEAIVRTLLIGLKGMGCRTRGAHSPSAALETLRRHPADLVLTDMRMEERTGVDLIREVSMLYPHTVCVIMTAFASYENAVAAIKAGAFDYMPKPFGMDQLQHLVRKVSTLIGLRRENARLRDEAAPDWFSGLTSPASRALEGLIDRIAPTDATMLFTGETGTGKTELARTLHRRSHRAARPFVEVTCTTIAETLFESEVFGHARGAFTGAVKDHAGKFEQANGGTLFLDEVGDLAPAMQSKLLRFLDDRVIERVGGSAGIELDVRVIAATNRDLTQMVAEGTFREDLYYRLNTFECHIPPLRERREDIPPLATRLLHRALVRYPSEHPPVITEEVLHLLMSHDWPGNVRELRNVMERATLLCAGGPITPSHLPPALVAGEGAVATVKDGIPSLREVEEAHIRKVLGMGFSMERAADVLGITTVTLWRKRKEMGTT, from the coding sequence ATGACGCCTCACGCCGACCTCGACGTGCTCATCGTCGATGATGACGAAGCCATCGTCCGCACCTTGCTCATCGGGCTGAAGGGCATGGGGTGCAGGACACGGGGGGCACACTCCCCTTCCGCCGCACTCGAGACCCTTCGCAGACATCCTGCCGACCTCGTCCTCACGGACATGCGCATGGAAGAGAGGACGGGGGTCGACCTCATCCGCGAGGTCTCCATGCTGTACCCGCATACGGTCTGTGTCATCATGACCGCGTTCGCAAGCTACGAGAACGCCGTCGCCGCCATCAAGGCGGGAGCCTTCGACTATATGCCCAAACCCTTCGGCATGGACCAGTTGCAGCACCTTGTCCGGAAGGTCTCGACGCTCATCGGACTCCGGCGCGAGAACGCCCGCCTGCGGGACGAGGCGGCGCCCGACTGGTTCTCCGGGCTCACCTCCCCGGCGAGTCGCGCCCTTGAAGGGCTCATAGACCGCATCGCACCCACGGACGCCACGATGCTCTTCACCGGCGAGACGGGCACCGGAAAGACCGAACTGGCACGGACGCTTCACCGCAGGTCGCACCGGGCTGCCAGGCCCTTCGTGGAGGTGACCTGCACCACCATCGCCGAAACCCTCTTCGAGTCCGAGGTGTTCGGTCATGCGCGGGGCGCTTTCACCGGGGCGGTGAAGGACCACGCGGGCAAGTTCGAACAGGCGAACGGGGGAACGCTCTTTCTGGACGAGGTCGGCGACCTCGCCCCTGCGATGCAGTCGAAACTGCTCCGTTTTCTCGACGACAGGGTCATCGAGCGCGTGGGCGGCAGCGCGGGCATCGAACTCGATGTCCGGGTGATAGCCGCCACCAACCGTGACCTGACGCAGATGGTGGCGGAGGGAACGTTCAGGGAAGACCTGTACTATCGGCTCAACACGTTCGAATGCCACATCCCGCCCTTACGTGAACGGCGCGAGGACATCCCCCCGCTGGCGACACGCCTGCTGCACCGGGCCCTCGTCCGCTACCCGTCCGAACACCCTCCGGTGATCACCGAAGAGGTCTTGCACCTGCTCATGTCACACGACTGGCCCGGCAATGTGCGTGAACTGCGCAACGTCATGGAACGCGCCACACTGCTCTGTGCCGGAGGGCCCATCACGCCGTCCCATCTTCCCCCCGCCCTTGTCGCCGGAGAGGGTGCCGTAGCTACGGTGAAGGACGGCATCCCCTCGCTCAGGGAGGTGGAGGAGGCACACATCCGCAAGGTGCTCGGCATGGGCTTCAGCATGGAGCGTGCCGCAGACGTTCTGGGCATCACCACGGTCACCCTCTGGCGCAAGCGCAAGGAGATGGGAACGACCTGA
- a CDS encoding sensor histidine kinase — MTVLPTLQKNIRRAFGRLMLLFGCLGALLVLAFFIAGRLPTLLVRMNYDSIAYVRQMEEAVFALRLPEQHVPHGHQGREAAFDEALARASANVTEPDEPQAIEAVRNAWDQFRESRDDESYAHLHTALVHLVDVNERGMFRRLDRSNLYRNLTLAGAVVVFLAGTLWAMFLADAVSMRLSHPLRRMAELLKDRPPLGTRLHLPAPQTLEVRILFDEFERQWTRLGELDTVNLNRLLREKRKLEVILESADDAIIVMDNTGCVAHVSRSMTTLLGMPEHELLGQPWHDLSTMDENYLALRGILRDDLVGKGEVELTCNGEPRVFIVRRRSLHDGVRTDGGQVFLLGDVTEKKRRESLRSEMMDWISHELKTPVQSLGLAAELLGRQDTQDDDMRLLVDTIREDAVRLRTVSRQFMDIARMRVDMLRLERRDVDMAQRLGAWLTPFRLLAREKGVGMEVDVRQAPAVVSVDEDRFSWVVSNLVANSLQASPRNTTLTVRLTEASGDLTLTVEDEGPGVPRELEERMFEPYSHGRAAGTKLGLVGLGLAISRTIVEAHGGRLAYERRDGRSLFTVHIPQGTPHGATLATSLQQEGA; from the coding sequence ATGACCGTCCTCCCCACTCTCCAGAAGAACATACGGAGGGCCTTCGGACGGCTGATGCTCCTGTTCGGTTGCCTCGGGGCGCTGCTCGTCCTGGCGTTCTTCATCGCCGGACGACTGCCTACCCTGCTCGTGCGCATGAACTACGACTCCATCGCCTATGTGCGTCAGATGGAGGAGGCCGTTTTTGCACTGCGGCTGCCGGAACAGCACGTACCGCATGGTCATCAGGGGCGTGAGGCCGCCTTCGACGAGGCATTGGCGCGTGCTTCGGCCAATGTGACGGAACCTGATGAACCGCAGGCCATCGAGGCCGTGCGCAACGCGTGGGACCAGTTCAGGGAATCCCGCGATGACGAGAGTTACGCCCACCTGCATACGGCACTGGTGCATCTCGTCGATGTCAACGAGCGCGGCATGTTCCGAAGGCTCGACCGGAGCAACCTGTACCGGAACCTGACACTGGCTGGCGCTGTGGTCGTCTTTCTTGCCGGGACCCTGTGGGCGATGTTCCTTGCGGACGCCGTCTCGATGCGGCTGTCGCACCCGTTACGGCGCATGGCCGAACTGCTCAAGGACAGGCCCCCCCTCGGCACCCGCCTTCATCTGCCTGCCCCGCAGACGCTCGAGGTGCGCATCCTCTTCGACGAGTTCGAGCGCCAATGGACGCGGCTTGGCGAACTCGACACCGTCAACCTGAACCGCCTGCTGCGCGAGAAGCGCAAGCTGGAGGTCATCCTCGAATCTGCCGACGACGCCATCATCGTCATGGACAACACCGGTTGTGTGGCGCATGTCAGCCGCAGCATGACCACTCTCCTCGGCATGCCGGAGCACGAACTGCTGGGGCAGCCGTGGCATGACCTTTCGACCATGGACGAGAACTATCTCGCCCTGCGGGGCATCCTGCGGGATGACCTCGTGGGCAAGGGCGAGGTCGAACTGACCTGCAACGGCGAACCGCGCGTGTTCATCGTCCGCCGCCGTTCGCTGCATGACGGCGTGCGAACCGACGGCGGTCAGGTGTTCCTTCTGGGTGACGTGACGGAGAAGAAAAGACGCGAGAGCCTGCGGTCGGAGATGATGGACTGGATATCGCACGAACTGAAGACCCCGGTGCAGTCGCTGGGGCTTGCCGCTGAACTCCTGGGCAGGCAGGACACGCAGGACGATGACATGCGCCTGCTGGTGGACACCATACGGGAAGACGCTGTGCGTCTGCGGACGGTGTCGAGGCAGTTCATGGACATCGCCCGCATGCGCGTCGACATGCTGCGCCTTGAAAGACGCGATGTCGACATGGCACAGCGCCTCGGCGCATGGCTCACACCTTTCAGACTGCTCGCCCGAGAGAAGGGCGTGGGCATGGAGGTCGACGTGCGGCAGGCGCCTGCCGTCGTCTCGGTCGATGAAGACCGTTTCTCGTGGGTCGTCTCCAACCTCGTTGCGAATTCCCTGCAGGCGTCACCCAGGAACACGACGCTCACGGTACGGCTGACCGAAGCCTCCGGAGACCTCACCCTGACCGTCGAAGACGAAGGGCCCGGAGTGCCGCGCGAACTCGAAGAACGCATGTTCGAACCCTACTCGCATGGGAGGGCCGCAGGAACGAAGCTGGGCCTCGTGGGGCTGGGGCTTGCCATCTCGCGCACCATCGTCGAGGCGCATGGCGGACGTCTGGCCTATGAACGACGCGACGGGCGCAGTCTCTTCACCGTCCATATCCCGCAAGGGACACCCCATGGGGCGACGCTTGCGACCAGCCTGCAACAGGAGGGCGCATGA
- a CDS encoding universal stress protein, whose translation MDDFSEILARKRQGSLKVYLGYAAGVGKTYAMLQEAHRLAREGLDVVIGYVEPHDRADTLALVEGLEQVAPRKVAIAGSDFTEMDVPGIIARRPQVVLVDELAHTNAAGSENGKRYQDVLKVLEAGINVITTLNVQHLESVAERVESVAGVRVQERLPDAILRRADQVVNVDLTKEDLRERLRQGRIYSPEQAERALGGFFSYRNLSFLRELCLREASGDQVRKIEEQEHFPRHSAGDVIEGVMVALSSSPTDAETLIRRGVRIAHQMGSPCYVVYVQRPSENPTRIDSGLQRVLQGNLRLATQLGAEVVQLAGGDIAETLANFASERNVRHAVFGKSRLSPLLERVRGSFILEFLHDAVGVDVHIVNTTPRQPGQERA comes from the coding sequence ATGGACGACTTCTCCGAGATTCTCGCACGCAAGAGACAGGGGTCTCTCAAGGTCTACCTCGGCTATGCGGCTGGTGTGGGCAAGACCTATGCCATGCTGCAGGAGGCGCACCGCCTCGCCAGAGAAGGGCTGGACGTGGTCATAGGCTACGTCGAACCTCACGACAGGGCAGACACGCTGGCCCTTGTGGAGGGGCTCGAACAGGTGGCACCCCGCAAGGTCGCCATCGCAGGAAGCGATTTCACGGAAATGGACGTGCCCGGCATCATCGCCCGCCGTCCACAGGTCGTGCTGGTGGACGAACTCGCCCATACCAATGCTGCGGGGTCCGAGAACGGCAAACGCTATCAGGACGTGCTGAAGGTGCTCGAGGCTGGCATCAACGTCATCACCACCCTCAATGTGCAGCACCTCGAATCGGTGGCGGAACGCGTGGAGTCGGTCGCCGGGGTGCGTGTGCAGGAGCGCCTCCCGGACGCCATCCTGCGTCGGGCCGATCAGGTGGTGAACGTCGACCTCACGAAGGAAGACCTGCGTGAACGCCTGCGGCAAGGGCGCATCTACTCCCCGGAGCAGGCCGAACGTGCGCTTGGCGGGTTCTTCTCGTACCGGAACCTCTCGTTCCTGCGTGAGTTGTGCCTGCGCGAGGCTTCGGGCGATCAGGTCCGCAAGATCGAGGAACAGGAGCATTTTCCGCGGCATTCGGCCGGGGATGTCATCGAAGGGGTGATGGTGGCACTCAGCTCGAGCCCGACCGATGCCGAGACGCTCATCCGCCGCGGCGTGCGCATCGCGCACCAGATGGGCTCTCCCTGCTACGTCGTCTATGTGCAAAGGCCCAGTGAGAACCCGACCCGCATCGACTCGGGTTTGCAGCGTGTCCTGCAGGGCAACCTGCGGCTGGCGACCCAACTCGGGGCCGAGGTCGTCCAGCTGGCTGGCGGCGACATCGCCGAGACCCTCGCCAACTTCGCCAGCGAACGCAATGTCCGCCACGCGGTGTTCGGCAAATCGAGGCTGTCGCCGTTGCTGGAAAGGGTACGGGGGTCGTTCATCCTCGAATTCCTGCATGACGCGGTCGGGGTGGATGTCCACATCGTCAATACCACGCCACGCCAGCCGGGGCAGGAGCGCGCATGA
- the kdpC gene encoding potassium-transporting ATPase subunit KdpC produces MLRQAFASTLMLVLLLGVAYPAVVTMVGQSLYPVQANGSLVLCDGRAVGSRLVAQRFDSDRYFHPRPSAAGEHGYDGRASGGFNQGPTSRALSDRLHETATRLRAGQPSTALPVDLFTASASGLDPHITVEAARFQARRVAQARDVSTVRVNALIDAMTEGREMGILGQPRVNVLMLNLVLDDGV; encoded by the coding sequence ATGTTACGACAGGCATTCGCATCGACCCTGATGCTCGTACTGCTCCTCGGGGTAGCCTATCCGGCGGTGGTGACCATGGTGGGCCAGTCGCTCTATCCCGTACAGGCCAACGGTTCCCTCGTGCTGTGTGACGGCAGGGCCGTGGGTTCGCGTCTGGTGGCACAGCGCTTCGACTCTGACCGCTACTTCCATCCGCGCCCGTCGGCGGCAGGAGAGCATGGCTACGACGGCAGGGCCTCCGGGGGCTTCAATCAGGGGCCGACAAGTCGTGCTCTCTCCGACCGCCTGCACGAGACCGCAACGCGCTTGCGCGCGGGGCAGCCTTCGACGGCGCTCCCCGTCGACCTCTTCACCGCCTCGGCCAGCGGGCTTGACCCGCACATTACCGTCGAGGCGGCGCGGTTCCAGGCGCGTCGTGTCGCGCAGGCGCGTGATGTCTCGACGGTCAGGGTCAACGCCCTGATAGATGCCATGACCGAAGGGCGTGAGATGGGCATTCTGGGGCAGCCGCGGGTCAATGTCCTGATGCTCAACTTGGTACTGGACGACGGCGTCTAG
- the kdpB gene encoding potassium-transporting ATPase subunit KdpB yields MHTANNTSTPSALYRRACIDAIGKLRPNHMVRNPVMFTVAVGALLTTVAFVRDMMAGSGVLFSAQITLWLWATVLFANFAEALAEGRGKAQADSLRHARRDTPAHQVQPDGTVQVVSASTLQRGDEVVVAAGMVIPADGTVIAGAAAVDESAVTGESAPVIRESGGDRSAVTGGTTVISDTLRIKVTQEPGKSFLDRMIALVEGAERKKTPNEIALNILLAGLTLIFILATVTLKPMALFHGARVDVVVLAALLVCLIPTTIGGLLAAIGIAGMDRLLRRNVLAMSGRAVEAAGDVDVLLLDKTGTITLGNRMATAFIPMPGISPEHLCKAALLASHGDETPEGRSIVTLARTELGTGLPAMPDNATFIPFRAETRMSGSDYTGTSIRKGAADAVKAWLRGLGRHMDETTLDTVVLDIAAQGGTPLVVASDTEGVLGVIHLKDMVKPGISDRFERIRAMGIRTVMVTGDNRLTARSIAAEAGVDDFLAEAKPEDKLDLIVRLQKEGRLVAMSGDGTNDAPALAQSDVGLVMNTGTQAAREAGNMIDLDSDPTKLIEIVEIGKQLLITRGALTTFSVANDIAKYFAIIPAIFVASLPQLAALNVMGLSSPRSAVLSAVIFNALIIVALIPLALRGAHYRPRSTGATLRRNLLVYGLGGLVAPFVGIKAIDILLTALGLA; encoded by the coding sequence ATGCACACCGCAAACAACACTTCGACACCTTCTGCCCTCTACCGGCGCGCATGCATCGACGCCATCGGCAAGCTACGCCCGAATCATATGGTACGTAATCCGGTCATGTTCACCGTTGCCGTCGGCGCCCTGCTAACCACTGTCGCCTTCGTCCGCGACATGATGGCCGGTTCCGGCGTCCTGTTCAGCGCGCAGATTACGTTATGGCTATGGGCTACCGTCCTGTTCGCCAACTTCGCCGAGGCACTGGCAGAAGGGCGAGGCAAGGCACAGGCAGACAGCCTGCGCCATGCCCGCCGTGACACCCCGGCGCATCAGGTGCAACCCGACGGCACGGTGCAGGTGGTATCTGCCTCGACCCTGCAACGCGGCGATGAGGTCGTCGTCGCAGCGGGCATGGTCATTCCCGCCGACGGCACCGTGATCGCCGGGGCTGCCGCCGTGGACGAGTCGGCCGTCACCGGAGAGTCGGCACCTGTCATCCGTGAGTCGGGCGGCGACAGAAGCGCCGTCACCGGCGGTACGACGGTCATCTCCGACACCCTGCGCATCAAGGTCACACAGGAACCGGGAAAGTCGTTCCTCGACCGGATGATAGCCCTTGTCGAAGGGGCCGAGCGTAAGAAGACGCCCAACGAGATAGCCCTGAACATCCTTCTTGCGGGTCTCACGCTCATCTTCATCCTCGCCACGGTGACCCTCAAGCCCATGGCCCTGTTCCACGGTGCGCGGGTGGACGTGGTGGTTCTCGCCGCCTTGCTGGTGTGTCTCATCCCCACCACCATCGGAGGGCTGCTGGCGGCGATCGGCATCGCCGGCATGGACAGGCTGCTGCGTCGCAACGTGCTGGCGATGTCCGGTCGTGCCGTCGAGGCCGCAGGAGACGTGGACGTGCTGTTGCTGGACAAGACGGGGACGATAACCCTCGGCAACCGCATGGCCACCGCATTCATCCCCATGCCGGGCATCTCTCCCGAACACCTGTGCAAGGCCGCCCTGCTTGCATCCCACGGTGACGAGACTCCTGAAGGTCGTTCCATCGTCACCCTTGCCCGGACTGAACTCGGCACGGGTCTCCCCGCGATGCCCGACAACGCCACGTTCATCCCCTTCCGGGCGGAGACCCGCATGAGCGGCAGCGACTACACCGGGACGTCCATCCGCAAGGGCGCAGCCGATGCCGTGAAAGCGTGGTTGCGGGGACTGGGGAGGCACATGGACGAGACGACACTCGACACCGTGGTGCTGGATATCGCGGCACAAGGCGGGACGCCGCTCGTCGTCGCATCCGACACCGAGGGGGTGCTGGGGGTCATCCACCTGAAGGACATGGTCAAGCCGGGCATAAGCGACAGGTTCGAACGCATCCGCGCCATGGGCATCCGCACCGTCATGGTCACCGGCGACAACAGGCTCACCGCCCGCTCCATCGCGGCTGAAGCCGGTGTGGACGACTTTCTCGCGGAGGCGAAACCGGAGGACAAGCTCGACCTCATCGTGCGCCTGCAAAAGGAAGGAAGACTGGTCGCCATGTCGGGTGACGGAACGAACGACGCCCCGGCACTGGCACAGTCGGACGTGGGGTTGGTCATGAACACCGGCACTCAGGCTGCGCGTGAGGCCGGGAACATGATCGACCTCGATTCCGACCCCACCAAGCTCATCGAGATCGTCGAAATCGGCAAGCAGCTGCTCATCACGCGGGGGGCGCTCACGACCTTCAGCGTCGCCAACGACATCGCGAAGTACTTCGCCATCATCCCGGCCATCTTCGTGGCTTCGCTGCCACAGCTTGCGGCCCTGAATGTCATGGGACTCTCCAGCCCCCGGAGTGCCGTCCTCTCTGCGGTCATCTTCAATGCGCTGATCATCGTCGCGCTCATCCCCCTCGCCTTGCGTGGCGCGCACTACCGCCCGCGTTCCACGGGCGCCACCCTGCGGCGCAATCTGCTCGTGTACGGGCTGGGCGGGCTTGTCGCCCCGTTCGTGGGCATCAAGGCCATCGACATCCTTCTTACCGCCCTCGGCCTCGCATAG